TGTGTTTTCTGCGTCTGGTTTTCGAGAGCTACGTTCTTCGAGCGAAGTTCATCAATGAGGCGCTTGCGGCTCATGCCGCTTGCAAGTTCGTTCGCAACCACCGAAAGCAGTTCCAATTCTCCGCTCACGAACTTCTGATCCTTGATCGTCAGCACTTCCAGCACGCCCTGCACTTCATCCTGCACAATGAGAGGCGTAACAATCAGCGTCTTGAGTTGCAGTTCATTCATTTCACGCGCAAAAAGGTCGGCGGTTGTGCTTTCGCCGATTTCATCCGTGACGATTATATGCTTCTGAAATGCTGCACGCGCCGGAAGGAAGTACGCATCCTCGCCAACCCGCTGGTGAACCATTTCCTGTGAAAACTCCATGTCGAATAGCGCGGGCGCGACGAGCCGAACTTCCTGTCCGTTGGAGTCATAGAGATAAATGCATACGAACTTGGCAGGGATTTCAAACAGAAGGGCGATCTTTTCGGCGGCCTGTACGCACAATTCGTCGAGATGCTTGGACGAGTTGATTGCTTTCGAGATTTCGACCAACGTCTCCTTTTGACGCTGATCACGTTTCTTCTCGGTAATATCCTGGAAAAAAACCGAGAGGCCGTTTGCAGCCGGATAGATCCGGATATCGTACCACGCCTCAAACCTGTCGTCTTTGTAGGCGGTTTCAAGACTCTGAAACGTTTTCGTGTCCATTGCTAACTGGTACTTATCGCCGAGCAACGCCCCCTTGGCATTCGGAAAAATCTCGTACACATTCTTGCCCAACACTTCTTCGGACTTCAGCCCAGTTCCGTTTTCCGCAGCTTGGTTCCAGTATGTAATTCTGTATTCGTTGTCCAGTGCAAAGAAACCACCGCTAATGCTCTCAAGAATATTCTCATACTGACTGTAGTCAAGCATGAATTTCCCCAAATTCTGTGTAAGAAGTCGGAACACGCTAAGTCTTTGAAATAAATAGGGAAAACAAACAAGAAATGCAAGCAGTTTATTTGGTTGAGGCAGGTAACTTCTTATTTTATAAGAGAGTCTACTAATTCAACTGAGGTATCCGATCTCGAAGGGAGCATAACTACTTTAGAAGATGGTCACGAAAAAAGTGCGGAACAGCCATTTGGAAGAAACGGGCAACCGGAGCACGGAATTCTTCCATCAGGAGTGAACTCTCTTGCGTGGATTTTTTGAATGATGGACGACAGTTCATTCTCGAATTCAGCAAGGGCAAATTCGCCGTATGAGAAGTCAACGGGTGCCTCCGGGCGTTCAGCGAAAAGAAGATGCGCGTGAACTTTGGAGGAGGAAGAATGCCTGCTGACAAGCAGCGAGTAGAATTTCACTTGTGGTTCGTACTGCGCCGCTTTCTGCTGAACTGTGTGGTTGGAAAGAGAATCAGTCTTGTAATCGAGAACGTGCCATATGCCCTGCGAGTCGCGGAAAATGCGATCAAGAGTCCCGACAAGAAAGTCCTTGCCGAACGCCGCCATGATGGTGAACTCCGTACGGGTCTCCGCCCCGCTCTTCACCGAATTCCAGAAGTCTGTGCCGATAACTTTGAGCGCGGTTTCCGCCAGCGACTCAAGTTCGATTGACGGTTCGGAGAGGATGGAATACGAGTCGCGCGCAATGAAGTCTTTCAACAATGTCACTGCCGACTTCTTATCTGTGCCCATGTCGTCAATGTACTGCATGAGATGATGGAACGCCCGGCCGCGCAAGTCGGCGGGAATCTCGGTATCAAGTTCCTCGTCACTCTGATCAGTGTACAATCGCGTCGGTGCAGCAGGAAGTCCGGCAACATAACGTAAGTAGTACTTCGACGGACAATCGACGTACGTCCGGATTTTGCTTGCTGAAAAAATCTCACCCTGAACTCCCGGCGGCAACGGGTCAATCATCAGCCGTTCCGCTTTTGCCGGAGCCGGGCGGGCAAATCCGGCTGCGCTTTGCCGCGCCAAATCCGCGGGCCTCAGAACATGAATGTCAAGTTTGTGCCTTTGTGAAGATCGTTTGAAACCGTTAGCTGTTGCATGCAGGTATTCCGTTACCCGATCAAAAGAGATCTTTCGCTTCGGAACAACATCCCCTACCCCGATCCCGTTCAGCAGCCAGTTCATGTAATGGTCTGTGGAACGGTTACCTTCCACAGCCCCGGACAGGATCAGCATATCCCGTGCACGGGTGCATGCAACGTAGAAAATCCGTTTTTCTTCCGCGATCATTTTCGCACGGGAGTTTCTCTTCAGAAATTCCGCAATCGGCACAATGCGGTCATCGCCGGTTTTTGCCTGCTGCGTGAAGCCCAGTCCCAACTCGTCATCAAGAAACGGCTCATTGTCGTAGCGAAATGTCCGATCAAGGCCCGGCACAATGACTATGGGAAATTCGAGGCCTTTCGCAGCGTGAATAGTCATGATTCTCACGGCATCGGCCAGCACATCAACGGACGCCTGGCCTTCCTTTTCCTCCTGTTCGATCAATCGTTTCAGCCTTCCGACAAAATCGTACAGCGTCGTGAAGCCCTGTTGTTCGTAGCTTCGTGCAAAACGTTTGAGCTTTTCAAGATTGGCAAATGTCTGCTCGGCGCGCGGTGTTCCTGCAACAAAACCTGCATAGGCGGTATCGTTTACAATGCGGTTGACTATTTCGGGAACGGGAAGCCGCGTTGCAACAGTCGTATGCTCAGCGAGAATTGAGACAGCCCGGACAACCGATGTGAACTGTTTCGCCTTGCCTTTGCCCGAAGCAATCAGGTTCCAGAAACTTCCTCCGCGTCTATCCAGCGAAAGTTCGTACAACTCGGCATCAGAAACATTGTAGAAGGGAGATCGAAGAATTCCGGCAAGAGCCACGTCATCATCCGTGTTCAACAGAAACCGGAAATAGTTGTAGAAGTCATAGATGCCCTGCGTCTGAAAATATCCGACTCCGCTGCTGACAAGATAGGGAATGCCGTGGCGAATCAGCGCATCTTCAAGATCGGAAAGACCCGTCCGGCTGCGCAGAAGAATCGCAAAATCACTGAAACCGGCGGAACGGGAGTTCTCCTCTTTCGAAAATACCTGACAGGGTTCGGATCGCAACTGAATGATGCGTCTCGCAATCAACTCCCCTTCCGATATTTTATTCTCCTCTTCATCGATCGAGGGCTCACGCACAATCAGTTCAACTCTTCCCGGAGCCTTGTTTTGCCGCCCCTGGACCA
This DNA window, taken from Bacteroidota bacterium, encodes the following:
- a CDS encoding UvrD-helicase domain-containing protein, which translates into the protein MLTQSQERALTTSHHLSVTANAGSGKTLVLVERYIDILVSGKARVKEVVAITFTEKAAGELKRKIADGIGKRIASSPDRQTRNTLEEIREQLSGAVVDTIHSFCSKILREYPVEAGVDAAFTVLEVVDQQVLLEAAIKETFDSILKEGESHAGRQRLFEVLRALGKFKVLDIVHTLALKREQVERWILPGGLYERTDDDVLAFWRSYLSAFVKHEFEDPLVLRDLQALVNAATPNSMMSLRPRFSTFKHATALHERLQLFAELLEAMLTQKGELRKKVFGDNSNIGEQAERLRKKFKSLSPLIDFVTHGDDSVHRILLQHSRVLLELYQNAVEHYEGAKLENAYLDFEDLQIRTKNLLRDERIRRKLSQRYRFIMVDEYQDTNTLQYEILLPLMDNLSGGNLFIVGDPKQSIYGFRNADVAVFNQTKREIEESAGHPASVVLADSFRLLRDIAAFVNLMFEPLMKGENGKYEVSYEPLVQGRQNKAPGRVELIVREPSIDEEENKISEGELIARRIIQLRSEPCQVFSKEENSRSAGFSDFAILLRSRTGLSDLEDALIRHGIPYLVSSGVGYFQTQGIYDFYNYFRFLLNTDDDVALAGILRSPFYNVSDAELYELSLDRRGGSFWNLIASGKGKAKQFTSVVRAVSILAEHTTVATRLPVPEIVNRIVNDTAYAGFVAGTPRAEQTFANLEKLKRFARSYEQQGFTTLYDFVGRLKRLIEQEEKEGQASVDVLADAVRIMTIHAAKGLEFPIVIVPGLDRTFRYDNEPFLDDELGLGFTQQAKTGDDRIVPIAEFLKRNSRAKMIAEEKRIFYVACTRARDMLILSGAVEGNRSTDHYMNWLLNGIGVGDVVPKRKISFDRVTEYLHATANGFKRSSQRHKLDIHVLRPADLARQSAAGFARPAPAKAERLMIDPLPPGVQGEIFSASKIRTYVDCPSKYYLRYVAGLPAAPTRLYTDQSDEELDTEIPADLRGRAFHHLMQYIDDMGTDKKSAVTLLKDFIARDSYSILSEPSIELESLAETALKVIGTDFWNSVKSGAETRTEFTIMAAFGKDFLVGTLDRIFRDSQGIWHVLDYKTDSLSNHTVQQKAAQYEPQVKFYSLLVSRHSSSSKVHAHLLFAERPEAPVDFSYGEFALAEFENELSSIIQKIHAREFTPDGRIPCSGCPFLPNGCSALFS